In Myxococcus guangdongensis, the following proteins share a genomic window:
- a CDS encoding glycosyltransferase family 4 protein, with protein sequence MSDLPRLLLCSFDVIPGPSGSSRRLTEYLKALPDRFSVVVLSAKTPDHSHIEKYQGARLLRVPVGSGDLASRIQAFERAVRRQLESEDYALAHFTDPFGGYALCELKGDYGYRLIYEAQTFPSQELRYTHPQTEGDRRFLSKVRRQELFCLMNADRIITGSETTRSYIQSLGASEDLIRVVRAPVDLGPFSPDVLGAPDGEPLRLMYLGSHVGWQGLPTLLRAVALAAKQVEVRLTLVGAQHPDWQPHLDELVKELGLKDQVEFQPPVHHDDVAKVLALADVGVLALDDVERNRLQGGPLAKVSEYCAAGRPIIAADLPVCRELIPADAAVFFPVGDSRAMADRIIELARDVPRRVELGQRAREHAESALDAGVIRGQLLDIYDSLLDKRSVPVSGRSEDDLPAATMVTGTPTSRLASLLPPDSGRIKIPQPEKRAPVEEQPAEPPSEAAAEEPPVVMGMVLEDGFDTRLIKTEPDARPIEPPVVMGLPLRERAAQASNPGASSSASGPTTSEPTPVTAQGIPPDPTPVTSRRTTEPEEPEQDASSASSRDAGREEDTAEERLSKVPPHGTPRLGDEPPAPTPVESQSARFPDESRERMRQGLDEGEARDERSEEPPSPTPVVRAPAPLPMEEPPSPTPIIRMPASLRDDRGGSARDEGVYSNGRYSTREEPPSPTPVVRAPAPLPFDEPPSPTPIIKAPAPLPFDEPPSPTPIVKAPAPLPRDESPSPTPIVRSPLASRAEDDAPAPTPIVPARSVLASRSTSARVETPSRRMAPLTQHAKGASDGERGSTRADSDRPSVRGAPVPDPERPAGRAGASADSETPSVRGTPVPDAERPNGRTGADSERPSVRGTPAPEPERPSGRTSADSERPSFRGTPAPEPERPNGRTSADSERPSVRGAPAPEPERPNGRTSADSERPSVRGAPAPEPERPSGRASVDSERPSVRGAPVVPDPERPSTRGTPAPEPERPSARIPAVPESERASVRVPNPDSERPSVRSALPELTSRGHTTDPERNTPRPSGIVEPERPRGTGETDRLPPLVRPSPPPDLSRTGSRGSALDPDRPPPVLTPGAGTPSLGKSSLLGDLPPPDTERGPPVLSTSSDAERPPALPPRSTSAPPPVPRQRPPRLLSIDGPPRLEPVDTSASRPGLPAVRPPDSEDEPEEISEDEAHAIEDGEEAGPTPSHSRPRLDDEPDEISSDEVEDAEVSASSAAQLVDDEDDLQEADADPIPDEDEGPPPEPLASTLNPWFAQLAHGYCPPEGTQFARHTPPTTFPGRDDDADPSRTPSGPRAPGAVRGKGS encoded by the coding sequence TTGAGCGACCTGCCCAGACTGCTCCTGTGCAGCTTCGACGTCATCCCCGGCCCATCCGGCTCGTCACGCCGTTTGACCGAGTACCTCAAGGCATTGCCCGACCGCTTCTCTGTGGTGGTGCTATCGGCGAAGACGCCTGACCACTCCCATATCGAGAAGTACCAGGGTGCTCGGCTGCTGCGCGTGCCGGTAGGCTCGGGGGACCTTGCCTCGCGAATCCAGGCCTTCGAGCGGGCCGTCCGGCGCCAGCTCGAGAGCGAGGACTACGCGCTCGCCCACTTCACGGACCCCTTTGGGGGCTACGCGTTGTGCGAGCTCAAGGGGGACTACGGCTACCGCCTCATCTATGAGGCGCAGACCTTCCCGTCCCAGGAGCTGCGCTACACGCACCCGCAGACGGAGGGCGACCGGCGCTTCCTGTCGAAGGTCCGCAGGCAGGAGCTGTTCTGCCTGATGAACGCGGACCGGATCATCACCGGCTCCGAGACGACGCGTTCGTACATCCAGTCCCTCGGGGCGAGCGAGGACCTCATCCGTGTGGTGCGCGCCCCCGTGGACCTGGGGCCGTTCTCGCCCGACGTGCTGGGCGCTCCGGATGGGGAGCCGCTGCGGCTGATGTACCTGGGCAGTCACGTGGGCTGGCAGGGTCTGCCCACGCTGCTTCGCGCGGTGGCGCTGGCGGCGAAGCAGGTGGAGGTGCGGCTGACGCTCGTGGGCGCTCAGCACCCGGACTGGCAGCCCCACCTGGACGAGCTGGTGAAGGAGCTCGGCCTGAAGGACCAGGTGGAGTTCCAGCCGCCGGTGCACCACGACGACGTGGCGAAGGTGCTGGCGCTGGCGGACGTGGGCGTGCTGGCGCTCGACGACGTGGAGCGCAACCGGCTGCAGGGTGGGCCGCTGGCGAAGGTGTCCGAGTACTGCGCCGCGGGCCGGCCCATCATCGCCGCCGACCTGCCCGTGTGCCGCGAGCTCATTCCGGCGGACGCGGCGGTGTTCTTCCCCGTCGGCGACAGCCGGGCGATGGCCGACCGGATCATCGAGCTGGCGCGCGACGTTCCGCGGCGGGTCGAGCTGGGGCAGCGGGCGCGGGAGCACGCCGAGTCGGCGCTCGACGCGGGTGTCATCCGGGGCCAGCTGCTGGATATCTACGACTCGCTGTTGGACAAGCGCTCCGTCCCCGTGTCGGGCAGGAGCGAGGATGATCTGCCCGCGGCGACGATGGTGACGGGCACGCCGACCAGTCGGCTCGCGTCGCTGCTGCCGCCCGACAGCGGGCGCATCAAGATTCCGCAGCCGGAGAAGCGCGCCCCCGTCGAGGAACAGCCCGCCGAGCCCCCGTCCGAGGCGGCCGCCGAGGAGCCCCCCGTCGTGATGGGGATGGTGCTCGAGGACGGGTTCGATACGCGGCTCATCAAGACGGAGCCAGACGCGCGGCCCATCGAGCCTCCCGTCGTCATGGGCCTGCCGCTGCGTGAGCGCGCGGCGCAGGCGTCGAATCCAGGCGCCTCATCGTCGGCCTCGGGCCCGACGACTTCCGAGCCCACGCCGGTGACCGCGCAGGGCATCCCTCCGGATCCGACCCCCGTCACGTCCCGTCGCACGACGGAGCCCGAGGAGCCGGAGCAGGACGCGTCCTCAGCGTCCTCCCGAGACGCGGGCCGCGAGGAGGACACCGCGGAGGAGCGGCTCTCGAAGGTCCCGCCGCATGGGACGCCCCGACTAGGGGATGAGCCGCCGGCTCCAACGCCGGTGGAGTCGCAATCGGCGAGGTTCCCGGACGAGTCGCGCGAGCGGATGCGCCAGGGCCTGGACGAGGGGGAGGCGCGGGATGAGCGGTCCGAGGAGCCCCCGTCTCCGACGCCCGTGGTCCGCGCTCCTGCTCCGCTGCCCATGGAGGAACCTCCTTCACCCACGCCCATCATCCGCATGCCGGCCTCGCTGAGGGATGACCGGGGCGGCTCGGCACGGGACGAGGGCGTGTACTCCAACGGTCGCTATTCGACGCGAGAGGAGCCGCCCTCACCGACGCCGGTGGTGCGGGCGCCGGCGCCGCTGCCATTCGACGAGCCGCCCTCGCCCACGCCCATCATCAAGGCACCCGCGCCGCTGCCATTCGACGAGCCGCCCTCGCCCACGCCCATCGTCAAGGCGCCCGCGCCGCTGCCAAGGGACGAGTCGCCTTCGCCCACGCCCATCGTGCGCAGCCCTCTCGCATCGCGAGCGGAGGACGACGCACCGGCACCGACGCCGATCGTCCCCGCGCGCTCGGTGCTCGCGAGTCGGAGCACGTCCGCACGGGTCGAGACTCCGTCGCGTCGGATGGCGCCGCTCACGCAACATGCGAAGGGAGCATCGGACGGGGAGCGCGGATCAACGAGAGCGGACTCTGATCGGCCCTCGGTTCGTGGTGCCCCCGTGCCGGATCCGGAGCGGCCCGCCGGACGTGCCGGTGCGTCAGCTGACTCCGAGACACCGTCCGTTCGCGGCACGCCAGTCCCCGACGCGGAGCGCCCCAACGGACGCACGGGTGCGGACTCGGAGCGGCCCTCCGTCCGAGGCACGCCGGCTCCTGAACCGGAGCGCCCCTCCGGACGTACGAGCGCAGACTCCGAACGCCCTTCTTTCCGAGGCACGCCGGCGCCTGAGCCGGAGCGCCCCAACGGACGCACGAGCGCAGACTCCGAGCGCCCGTCCGTCCGAGGCGCGCCAGCCCCCGAACCGGAGCGCCCCAACGGACGCACGAGCGCAGACTCCGAACGCCCGTCCGTCCGAGGCGCGCCAGCCCCCGAACCGGAGCGCCCCTCCGGACGCGCGAGCGTGGATTCCGAGCGCCCGTCCGTCCGCGGTGCACCGGTCGTCCCTGATCCGGAGCGTCCCTCGACGCGAGGCACACCTGCTCCCGAACCCGAGCGCCCCTCCGCGCGCATCCCGGCGGTCCCCGAGTCCGAACGGGCCTCCGTGCGCGTCCCGAACCCCGACTCGGAGCGGCCTTCGGTCCGAAGCGCCCTGCCGGAGCTGACCTCCCGCGGCCACACCACCGACCCCGAACGCAACACGCCGCGCCCCTCCGGCATCGTCGAACCAGAACGTCCTCGCGGCACAGGCGAGACGGATCGGCTCCCGCCCCTCGTCCGTCCCAGCCCGCCCCCCGACCTCTCTCGCACCGGATCACGAGGCAGCGCGCTCGACCCGGATCGCCCCCCGCCCGTCCTCACCCCGGGAGCCGGCACTCCGTCCCTCGGAAAGTCGTCCCTGCTGGGCGACCTCCCGCCTCCCGACACCGAGCGAGGGCCCCCCGTCCTCAGCACGTCCAGCGACGCGGAGCGGCCCCCCGCCCTCCCCCCTCGCTCCACCAGCGCCCCGCCACCCGTTCCCCGGCAGCGTCCGCCGCGACTGCTGTCCATCGACGGTCCTCCCCGACTGGAACCTGTCGACACCTCCGCGTCCCGACCCGGCCTGCCCGCCGTCAGGCCCCCCGATTCCGAGGACGAACCGGAGGAGATCTCCGAGGACGAGGCCCACGCCATCGAGGATGGCGAGGAGGCGGGCCCCACTCCGTCCCACTCGCGCCCACGTCTGGACGACGAACCCGACGAAATCAGCAGCGACGAGGTCGAGGACGCCGAGGTCTCCGCCAGCAGCGCCGCCCAGCTCGTCGATGACGAGGACGACCTCCAGGAAGCCGACGCGGACCCCATCCCCGACGAAGACGAGGGCCCTCCACCCGAGCCGCTCGCCTCGACGCTGAACCCCTGGTTCGCCCAGCTCGCCCACGGCTACTGTCCACCGGAAGGCACTCAGTTCGCGCGCCACACGCCCCCCACCACCTTCCCGGGTCGGGATGACGACGCGGATCCATCCCGAACGCCCTCGGGCCCCCGTGCACCAGGCGCCGTTCGCGGCAAGGGCTCGTGA